The Virgibacillus sp. SK37 region AAACAAGTAGTCTAATTCCATGTTATTTTAACTTAAAATAGGCAATCAAGCTATACCTTTTTCAATAAACGTTCTTTATATAATAGATGTGTTAAACTTTTTTTTATTTCAATATACTCCATGTCCTTTGTAGGCTGCCTCGCAATAATCACAATATCATAAGGATACTTAATATTGCTTTCAAGCTCTTGGAAGGCTTGTCGTAAGTACCGTTTTATTCTATTTCTTGTAACAGCGTTACCAATTTTTTTACCTACGGATAGTCCAATTCGGAAATGCTGTTGATCTTTTTTTTCAACATAGTAGATGACAAGCTGTCTGTTGGCAAAAGATTTACCATTTTTAAATGCGTATTGAAACTCTTCATTCTTTTT contains the following coding sequences:
- the rnpA gene encoding ribonuclease P protein component; the protein is MKKEFRIKKNEEFQYAFKNGKSFANRQLVIYYVEKKDQQHFRIGLSVGKKIGNAVTRNRIKRYLRQAFQELESNIKYPYDIVIIARQPTKDMEYIEIKKSLTHLLYKERLLKKV